The following proteins are encoded in a genomic region of Prochlorococcus marinus XMU1410:
- a CDS encoding inverse autotransporter beta domain-containing protein, with protein TQDNSGIEGSVSWQATPHVGLEAYVSNEIAAASTTVNTSLPGTDETFFGLRMNITGNPVKYETANYKKNMITQMIQPVKRKYDVLLERKLSTNWNVRLESQ; from the coding sequence ATACACAAGACAATTCCGGAATAGAGGGATCTGTTAGTTGGCAAGCTACTCCTCATGTAGGTCTTGAAGCTTATGTATCCAATGAGATTGCGGCAGCATCTACAACCGTAAATACTTCTCTACCAGGAACAGATGAGACATTCTTTGGTTTAAGGATGAATATCACAGGAAATCCGGTTAAATATGAGACAGCAAATTACAAGAAAAATATGATCACTCAAATGATCCAACCTGTAAAACGTAAATATGATGTTTTATTGGAAAGGAAATTAAGCACAAACTGGAACGTGAGATTGGAATCTCAATAG